The window GAGCCACGGCCAGCCCCACATGCGGACCGTCGAGATCTCGCCGCGCTCCTCGAGCTGCGGGTGCAGGCGCAGGTAGCTGGCGGTGATCATGATCCAGATGACGATGAGGCAGCCACCCACCGCGTTGAGCAGGAAGGTGAGCAGGCCCGCCGGGTTCCAGTACTGCAGACCCACCGACGCGAAGGCGAAGAGCATCGACAGGACCACCGCGTTGATCGGGACGTTCTCCCGGTTGGTCACGGCGAAGATGCGCGGCGCATCCCGGTCGAGCGCCAGCGAGTGCACCAGCCGCGACGTGCCGTAGATCTGCGCGTTGAACGCGGAGAGCAGCGCCAGGACGATGACGGCCTCCATGAAGCCGACGACGCCGGGGATGTTCGCCATCGCCAGCACCGCGGTGAAGGGGGAGTCGGCGGCGGTCTCCGCGCCGCCGAGCTGGTCGTAGGGGAGCAGCAGCGTGATCACCAGGACCGAACCGATGTAGAACACCGCGATACGCCAGATCACCGACCGCACGGCCACCGCGATCGCCGACTGAGGGTTCTCCGACTCGGCCGCCGCGATGGTGACCAGCTCGATGCCGCCGAACGCGAAGGCCACCGCCAGCAGACCCGCCGCCAGCCCCGGCCAGCCGTTGGGCATGAAACCGTGCTCGCCGAGGAAGGTGCCCAGGCCCACCGGCGTGGAGCCCGGCAGCCACCCGAGGACCAGGGACAGTCCGACGGCGAGGAAGGCGATGATCACCGCGACCTTGATGAACGCGAACCAGAACTCGAACTCACCGAAGCCGCGGACCTGCGCGAAGTTCACCACCGCGAAGAACACGACGGACACCAGCGCCGGGATCCACGGGTCCACCCCGAACCAGGAGCCCATGATGGCGGCGGCGCCGGTCATCTCTGCGCCCATCACCATGATGAGCATGAACCAGTACAGCCAGCCGAGGGTGAATCCGGCCCAGTGGCCGAACGCCTGCTTGCTGTACGTGGAGAAGGAGCCGGAGGAGGGGCGGGCGGCGGCCATCTCGCCGAGCATCTCCATGACGAGCACGACGACGATGCCGGCCGCCAGGTAGGCGAGCAGGACGGCGGGGCCGGCGGCGCGGATGCCGACGCCGGTGCCGAGGAACAGTCCCGCACCGATCGCGGAGCCCAGTCCCATCATGGTGAGGTGGCGGGTCTTCAGTCCCGTTCCGAGGCGGGTTTTCTCGACAGGTTGATCCAGACTTGTGGTCATACCTGTCGAGAATAATGCCCGGGGCAGGTGCCCCCGCGCTCAGCCCCTGCGTGGGCGGGGCCGGGATCAGTGCCAGATGCGGCGCAGCACCGGCTCCGGGTGGCCGACCTCGCGGCGCACCGACCAGTTGGACTGGCCGTTGAGGGTGGAGGCGGCGACGTGGCGCTCGGCGTCGGCGTCCCAGACCTGGGTGTCGGCCTCGAGGACGATGTTCGCGCCGAGGGTGCAGTTGTCGCCGATGGTCAGGCCGATGATGCCGGAGGAGACCCCGAAGGTGCAGTTCGCGCCGATGGTGATCGGGTCGCGCAGGCCGTCGGAGCGGCGGCGCGCCATGATCGTGGAGGACAGGCCGACGTCGGTGCCCTCGCCGATGACGGTGGAGGAGGAGAGTCGGCCCTCGATGCGGGCGGCGCCGAGGGAACCGGAGTTGAAGGAGACGTAGCCCTCGCGCAGCACACGGGTGCCGGGGGCGAGGTAGGCGCCGAGGCGGACACGCTCGGCCTCGGCGATGTTCACGCCGGAGGGCACGACGTAGTCGACCATGCGGGGCAGTTTCTCGATGCCGTACACGTGGATCAGTCCGCGGGAGCGCAGCGCGGTGCGGACGAACTCGAAGTTGTCGGGGGTGCAGGGGCCCTTGTTGGTCCACACGACGGTGGACAGGCGGCGCAGCGAGCCGTCCATGTTGAGCTCGAGGGGACGGATCAGGCGGTGCGAGAGGAGGTGCAGGCGCAGGTAGACGTCGTGCGCGTCGATCGGCAGCGCCTGCAGGTCGGCGATGGTGGTGCGGACGGCGACCTGCTCGACCATGCGGTCCTCGTCGAGCAGCACGAGCTTGAGCATGTTGTCCGGGATGTCGGCGGCGCCGAGGCGCTCGGTGCCGGAGACCAGGTCGGTGCCGTCGACAAGTTCGGGTTCGGGGTACCAGGTGTCCAGAATGGTGCCATCCATGGCGATGTTGGCGATTCCGACCGCGGTTGCTCCCTGAGTTGTCATGTCTCCAGAGTCTACGGCCCTCCGTACCCGTACACACGTTGAGTCGCCGTGGGTACCCTTGGTCAGGTGACCGCACTCGATCTCACCCAGGATCCCGTTGCCCTGACCGCCGCGCTGGTGGACATCCCCAGCCCCTCCCACCAGGAGCGTGCCCTCGCTGATCTGGTGGAGCAGGCGCTTGCCGACGTCCCCTTCGTCCGCGTCCTCCGGAGGGGCAACACCGTCGCCGCCCGGACCGAACGCGGGAGGAGGTCACGGGTCATCCTCGCCGGTCACCTGGACACGGTGCCCATCGCCGACAACGTCCCCCACCGCCTCGAGGACGGCGTCATGTACGGCTGCGGCACCGTCGACATGAAGTCGGGGCTGGCGGTGTACCTGCACCTGTTCGCCACCCTTGCCGCCGACCCGGACCTGGCCTACGACCTCACGCTCATCGCCTACGAGTGCGAGGAGGTCGACAGCCAGTACAACGGGCTGGGCCACTTGGCGGTCAGTGACCCGGAGTGGCTCGACGGGGAGCTGGCCCTGCTCGGGGAGCCCTCCGGCGCGATCATCGAGGCCGGCTGCCAGGGCACCCTCCGCGTGCGGGTGACCACCCGCGGCCAACGTGCCCACTCCGCCCGGGGGTGGCTCGGCGACAACGCCGCCCACCGGCTCGCCCCGGCGATCCAGAAGGTCGCCGAGTGGCAGGGCCGCGAGGTCGACATCGACGGCCTGGTCTACCGGGAGGGCCTCAACGTGGTGAAGCTGGAGAGCTACGTCGCGACCAACATCATCCCGGACGAGGCGTATGCGCTGGTGAACTACCGTTTCGCGCCGGACCTGACGGCGGAGGAGGCGTTCGGGCGCGTCGAGAGGCACCTCGCGGGTTTCGAGGTGACGCTGGAGGACGCCGTCGCCGGGGCGCTGCCCGGCCTGGAGAAGCCCGCCGCGGCGGCGCTGATCCGGACGGTGGGGGAGGTGCGGGCGAAGTACGGGTGGACCGACGTCGCGCGTTTCGCCGGTCTGGGGATCGCCGCCGTGAACTTCGGGCCGGGCGACCCCGCCTTCGCCCACCGGAAGGACGAGCATGTCCCGGTGTCGCAGATCCGGCGGGTGGCGGCGCAGCTGCGTGATTTCCTCACCACCCGCCCCACCTGATCCGGCAGGCGCATCAGGAACGCGCTAGGTTTGAGGACTATGGCTCCGAACATCACACCCGATCCCGACAAGGCCCGGATGCTGCGCGGCCCCATGCTGCTGCGCACTGACGGGGCGAAGAAGTCCACCTACGACCAGCGACTGCTGGAACTCGGGTCGGACCACGACTGGCTGCATGCGGACCCGTGGCGCATCCTGCGCATCCAGGGTGAGTTCGTCTCCGGTTTCGACGCCCTGGCCTCCATGCCGAAGGCCGTCACCGTCTTCGGTTCCGCCCGCATCCCGGAGGGGCACCCCTGGTACCAGCAGGGTTGTGACCTCGGTAAGGCGCTCGTGGCGGCCGACTACGCCGTCATCACCGGCGGTGGCCCCGGCCTCATGGAGGCCCCGAACCGGGGTGCCCATGAGTCGGACGGCCTGTCCGTCGGCCTGGGCATCGAGCTCCCGCACGAGCAGCACCTCAACAAGTGGGTCGACCTCGGTCTGAACTTCCGCTACTTCTTCGCCCGCAAGACCATGTTCCTCAAGTACTCGCAGGCGTTCATCTGTCTGCCGGGTGGTTTCGGCACCCTCGACGAGCTCTTCGAGGTGCTGTGCATGGTGCAGACGGGCAAGGTGACCAACTACCCGATCGTGCTGCTGGGCACCGAGTTCTGGGGTGGTCTCATCGACTGGATCCGCGAGCGTCTCGCGGCCGAGGGACTCATCTCCCCGCAGGACATGGACCTGTTCCTCGTCACCGACTCCGTCGAGGAGGCCGTGCAGCACATCGTCGACGCACACGGCGTCATGACCGACGAGCGGCTGGCCAACGCCACCCAGGTCGACGAGTACACCCCTGTCCACGAGGTTCTCGAGCAGGCCGACCGCCGCTGACGTCTTCCGTGAACAGTCCTGCTTTGCCGGCGGTGATGGCGATCGTCAACCGCACCCCGGACTCCTTCTACGACCGGGGCGCCACCTTCGCCGACGAGGCCGCGCTGCGCCGCTGCGACGAGGTCATCGCCCAGGGGGCGACGATCGTCGACATCGGCGGCGTCAAGGCCGGCCCCGGGTCGCCTGTCGACGTCGCCGAGGAACTCGACCGCGTCATCCCCGTCATCGCGGCCGTCGCGCAGCGTCACCCGGACGTGCTGATCTCCGTGGACACGTGGCGGGCCTCGGTGGCCGACGAGGCCATCCGCGCCGGTGCCGGCCTGGTCAACGACACGTGGGCCGGGTACGACCCGGAGCTCGTCGAGGTCGCCGGTCAGCACCGCGTCGGCTACGTCTGCTCGCACACCGGCGGGGTCGAGCCCCGCACGAGGCCGCACCGCGTGCGTTTCGACGACGTCGTGGCCGACGTCATCGCCGAGACCACCCGCCTGGCCGAACGCGCCGTCAGCTGTGGTGTGCCGGAGGAGAGGATCTTCCTCGACCCGACGCACGACTTCGGCAAGAACACCTTCCACGGACTCGAGCTGCTGCGTCGTGTCGACGAGATCGTCGCCACCGGGTGGCCCGTCCTCATGGCCCTGAGCAACAAGGACTTCGTCGGTGAGACCGTCGACCGGCCGGTGGGGGAGCGCATCCCCGGCACCCTGGCCGCCACCGCCTGGGCCGCCGCCCGCGGGGTCGCGGCCTTCCGCGCCCACGAGGTTGCCGAGACCGTCGACGTCATCCGCATGACCGCCGCCATCGCGGGCACCGCGGCCCCGCTCAACACGATCCGGGGTCTCGCGTGAGGGTCTCGGTGGTCATCCCGGCGCTCAACGAGGAGGCCACCGTCGCCGGGGTCATCGCCGCCGTGCGGGCCGACGACCCCCACGAGATCCTCGTCATCGACGCCGACTCCTCCGACGCCACCGCCCGCGAGGCGCGGGACGCCGGTGCGACGGTGCTCAACTGGCGGGAGATCCTCCCGCACATCCCCACCCGCCCCGGCAAGGGGGAGTCCCTGTGGCGGGGCGTGGCTGCCGCGACGGGCGACGTCGTCGTCTTCGTCGACGCCGATCTGCGTCAGCCCGCGCCGGGCATGGTCCGGGCGTTGTCCGCCCCCTTCTCCGACCCGGGCGTCCATCTGGTCAAGGCCGATTACCGACGCACCTTCCGCGGGGAACCCACCGGAGGCGGCCGTGTGACAGAACTCACGGCCAAGCCCCTGCTGCGTGCCCTGTTCCCCGAACTGGGGCACATCAACCAGCCCCTGGCCGGCGAGTACGCCCTCCGCCGCGCCACCGCCCTCGAGCTGCCCTTCACCGCCGGCTACGGCGTCGAGGCGGGACTGCTTGTCGACGTCGCCCGCCGCCACGGCCCCGACGCCGTCACGCAGGTCGACCTGGGGGTGCGCCGCCACCGTAACCGCCCTCTCGCCGAGCTGGGCCCGATGGCCGATGTCGTGGCCCGCACCCTCCTGGACAGGGCGGGAGTGGCCGGGAACGGGGACGTCGACAAGCGGGAGCCCCTGGCGGGTATCCTCTAGCCATGCTCTCCTGGTTGCTGCTCATTGTCCTGCTGGCCGCGTTCGTGGTGCTCGGTGTCTGGTTCTGGGGCAGCGTCTTCGGGCGCGGTGAACTCCTCGAACCGCTCGATCCGCAGGAGACGCTGGAGGCGAACCGGCACGCCGTGGGCGCCGGGAGGATCGATGACGTCCAGTTCGAACTGGTGCCGCGGGGCTACCGCCCGGAGCAGGTCGACGACGTGATTGCGCACCTCACCTGGCGTCTCAATGAGGCGGAGGAACAGCTGTCCCGGCTCTCTCCGGAGAAAATTGACTAAACTGGTCAGGGTAGATCATCCGAGTAGAAGGAGCCAACTCACTATGGCAGCTATGAAGCCGCGTACCGGCAACGGACCCATGGAAGCAGTGGAGGAGAGCCGGAAGATCGTCATGCGCATCCCGTCCGACGGTGGCGGACGCCTCGTTGTGGAACTGAGCAAGGAGGAGGCCGCCGAGCTCGGCGCGCTGCTCACCGCAGCGGCTGAAGGCTAGCCAGTACCCGGGGGTATGCTCGACAGCATGCTCTCAGACATCATCGACGTGCTCGCTGATCCCGCCGACGGCACCGCCCTGTCCGGCGCGGACGACTTCGCCCGCCTCGTCTCCGAGTCCGGCCACTCCTACGACGTGGCCCGGCAGGGGTACGTGACCCTGGCCGCAGGCGCAGGCCTGCGCCACCAGGGCGACAGCATGGAGATGGTCCTCGCCCGCGAGACATTCCTGTCCCGCGGGCATTTCGCCCCCTTCGTGGAGGCCGTCACCGGCGGCGTGCACGACGCCCTCGACGAGGCCGGGGTGCCCGAGAACGCACGGCCCGTCATCGCCGAGATCGGCGCCGGCACCGGCTACTACCTCGCCCACACCCTTGACGACGTCGACGGGGCCCGCGGCGTCGGCATGGACATCTCCGTGCACGCCGCGAAGCGGCTCGCCTCCTGCCACCCGCGGGTCGGTGCCGTGGTCGCCGACGTGTGGGAGCGTCTGCCCATGCGCGACCGTTCCATCGACGTGATCACCGTCGTCTTCGCCCCGCGCAACGCCGCCGAGTTCGCCCGCGTTCTCACCGAGGACGGGCAGGCGGTGTTCCTCACCGCCGACCGCGGTCACCTGGCGGAGCTGCGTGAGCCGCTGGGCATCCTCGACGTCGAGGACGGCAAGATCGACCGCCTCATCGAGCAGGCAGCAGGCCACCTCACCCCCGTGCGTGAGCCCGAGCTCATCGAGTTCCCCATGACCCTGGACAAGGAGTCCATCGCCGCGCAGATCGGCATGAGCCCCTCCGCCCGGCACATCGAGCCGGAGGAGCTGGGCCGCCGTATCGCGCAGCTGCCGGAGACCCTGACCGTCACCGGCCGGGCCCACCTCATCCGCATGGGGCGGGCCTGAGCCGGACCTGCGCCGGACCTAGACGGAGCCGGGGCCGCGGCTCCAGTACTGCTCGATGACCGCGTCGCCGTCGAGCTCGACGCGGATCTCCCGGCAGCCGCCCTCGACGTAGACGCGGCTGGCCATCGTGACGGCACCGCCGTCGGCGAAGACCTCCAGCGTGGAGCCGTCGACGAAGATCGACAGGGAGTCGGTGTCGCCCTGCGCCAGTGCAGCGGAGGCGACCGGGTCATCGGCGTGGTGGGGGTTCATCGACCGGTCGACGCGCAGCGTGTCACCGGCGTGGGTGACGGTGGCGGCGGTGTTGCCCGCGGCGTCGATGAGCGTCGCCGTGAGGGAGCTCCCGGTCGGGATCTCGCACAGCCCGGTCCACGAACGGGCGCGGTCGGAGCGGCTGATGGCGTCGGGCAGTCCCGCCGGCGGGGTCTGGAACACCAGCCCGCCCTGCAGGGTGACCACACGCGGGAGTGACAGGGCGTTCGCCCAGCTCTCCTCCTCGAGGGAGAGGTGACGTGCCGGGTCGTCCTGCCGTCCGACGCCGTTGAGCAGTCCGAAGAGGACGGACTGCAGGTAACGCTTCTCCGGCTTCACGGTGCCCGGCGTGACGTTGGTGTTGCGGGGGCGGGTGAAGTCGTGGCCGTGGTCGATGCGCGTGAACGGGGTCCGCACGTCGAAGGTGGCCTCGCGAAGGGTGCCCACGAGGTAGCCGGAGATGTCGATGCCGTCCTGCTCGAGGGTGATGAGCAGTACGTCGTAGATGTTGCCGTCGACCTCGTCGCGGAGTCGGATGATGCGGGGGCCGACGACGATCGACGCGGCGTCGAAGCCCGGGTCACCGGTGAAGGTGAGCGGGCCGATGAAGTCCCAGGAGCGGCCGTCCGGGCTGGTCAGCACGACCGGCACGGGGGCCTCCCCGGAGCCGGTGACGCACAGCATGAGCCATCCGTCGTGCCCGGCGTGGCGGTCGTCCGCGGACTCCCAGTCCGGGACGACGCAGGGGGAGCGGAAACGCACGTGACCCTCGCGGTCACCGACGACGTCACCCGTGCGGCGGATGCGTTTGTCGACGGCGAACTCGTCGTCCGAGACCGGGCAGGCCTCGTCCAGTTCATCGAGGTGCGCCACCTGGATGGAGGTGCCGGCGGCCGTGACCGACGTGAAGTACAGGTCGAGGCCGGGGCCGGAGGACACGACGGCACCGGCGCGGACGGCGGTCTCACCCCCGGCGGGGACGAGGACGTCGTCGCAGATCTCCCAGTCGAAGGGGCCCTCCACGGAGACGGCGTGCGCCCAGCGGGCGGGTGCGTCCGGGGTGGGCCGGTACTGGTGGAAGAGGTGCCAGGTGTCGCCGTCGAGGAGAACTCCCGCGGGCGCGTCGAGGACCCCCGACTCCGGCGTGACGTGCAGTTCGGGGCGGTGGAAAGTCACTGAGAGCACTGCTCCTATCGCAGGGACTTGTAGATGTCGACGGTCTGCTGGGCGATGGTGGCCCAGGAGAACTCGTTCACGGCACGCTCGCGACCGGCGACGCCGAACTTCTGCGCGCGCTGCTTGTCGGCGACCATGGCGTTGACCTGCTCCGCGATGTCGCGCTCGAAGGCCTCCTCGTCGTTCTCGTCGTAGTGGACGAGGGTGCCGGTCTCACCGTCGACGACGACCTCCGGGATACCGCCCACGTCGGAGGCGACGACGGCGGTGCCGCAGGCCATGGCCTCGAGGTTGACGATGCCGAGCGGCTCGTAGATGGAGGGGCAGACGAAGGTGTCGGCGGCGGTGAGGATCTCCTGGATCCGGTCGCGCTCGAGCATGTTCTGGACCCAGAAGATGCCGTCGCGCTGGGACTGCAGGTCCTCGACGAGGGCGGTGGTGCGGGCGGCGATCTCCGGGGTGTCCGGGGCGCCGGCGCAGAGCACGAGCTGGACACCCTCGTCGAAGTGGGCGGCGGCCTTGACCAGGTGCTCGACACCCTTCTGGCGGGTGATGCGGCCGACGAAGGCGACGATCGGGCGGTCCGGGTCGACCCCGAGCTCGGTGAGCACGGAGTTCTCGTTCTCCTCGAAGGTCGGGCGCGGCTGCCACAGGGTGGTGTCGATGCCGTTGAGCACGACGTGGACGCGGTCGGGCTCGATACGCGGGTACGCCTCGAGGATGGAGTCCTTCATGCGGGCGGAGACGGCGATGACGGCGTCGGCGTACTCCATGGCGTTCTTCTCGGACCAGGAGGAGACCTCGTAGCCGCCGGCCAGCTGTTCCCGCTTCCACGGGCGGTGCGGCTCGAGGGAGTGGGCGGTGGCGACGTGCGGGATGCCGTGCAGCTTGCCCGCGAGGTGGCCGCCGAGTCCGGCGTACCAGGTGTGGGAGTGGACGACGTCGACGTTGTCGGCGGCCTGGGCCATGCGCAGTCCGGTGGACAGCGTCTTGATGGCGGGGTTGGCGTCCTCGAGTGCCGGGTCGACGCCGTGGACGTACACCCCCTCCATGTCACGCGGTGCGCCCATGCAGTGGACATCCACCTCCGTGATCTCGCGCATGAAGCGGGTCAGCTCGGTGACGTGCACACCGGCGCCGCCGTAGATCTCCGGGGGGTACTCTCTGGTCAACATTCCGACTCTCATAGGTTCCCAGCGTAGCGACGCCCCGCCGCCCGTGCAGGGGGCTCCGGGGGTAGTGGGTGCGTGCCGACGGCGGCCGCGGGGGAGGCGACCGGGGGAGTCCCCGGACCCCGGGAACCCCGGATTCGGAGAACAGGGGGAGTGGGGAGGGGAGAGAAACAGGAGTGAATATCATCTTCCCCGGCGAAAACCACTGGGACGACCTAGATTGGGGAGTGTGAAGACTCAGCCGAATGTTCTAGCCATTGTTCTCGCCGGCGGCGAAGGCAAGCGCCTGTTCCCGCTCACCGAAGACCGCGCGAAGCCCGCGGTGCCCTTCGGCGGCAGTTACCGCCTCATCGACTTCGTTCTCTCGAACCTGGTCAATGCCGGTTACCTCAAGATCGCGGTGCTGACCCAGTACAAGTCGCACTCGCTCGACCGCCACATCTCCCAGGCCTGGTCGCTGCACGGCCCGGTGTCGCAGTACATCGCCTCCGTCCCGGCGCAGCAGCGTCGCGGCAAGCGCTGGTTCACCGGTTCCGCTGACGCGATCGTCCAGTCCATCAACCTCATCTACGACGAGAAGCCCGACTACGTCATCGTCTTCGGCGCCGACCACGTCTACCGCATGGACCCGTCCCAGATGGTCGAGGAGCACATCGCCTCGGGCAAGGGCTGCTCCGTCGCCGGCATCCGCGTTCCGCGCAAGGAGGCCACCGCGTTCGGCTGCATCCAGTCCGACGACCAGGGCAACATCACCGAGTTCCTGGAGAAGCCGGCCGACCCGCCGAGCACCCCGGACGATCCGGACGTCACCTACGCCTCGATGGGCAACTACGTGTTCACCACGGACGCCCTGATCCAGGCGCTGCTCGAGGACGAGAAGAACGAGGACTCCGAGCACGACATGGGCGGCGACATCATCCCGTACTTCGTCTCCCGCGGCGACGCCCACGTCTACGACTTCATGGGCAACGAGGTCCCGGGCGCCACCGAGCGTGACAAGGGCTACTGGCGTGACGTCGGTACCATCGACGCCTTCTACGAGGCGCACATGGACCTCATCTCCGTCCACCCGGTGTTCAACCTGTACAACCGTCTGTGGCCGATCCACTCCACCGAGGACGAGAACTTCCCGCCGGCGAAGTTCACCCAGGGCGGTATCGCCCAGTCCTCGATGGTTGCCCCGGGTTCGATCATCTCCGGCGGCACGGTCCGCAACTCGGTGCTCGCGGGTGACGTCCATGTCGCCGAGGGTGCCACTGTCGAGGGTTCCGTCCTGATGCCGGGTGTCCGCATCGGCCGCGGCGCCGTCGTGCGCCACGCCATCCTGGACAAGAACGTCTACGTCCGCGAGGGCGAGATCATCGGCGTCGACCGTGCCCGCGATGAGGCACGCTTCAAGATCTCGGCCGGCGGCGTGGTCGTCGTCGGCAAGAACGAGGTCGTCTAGCGCTCCCGGTCAACGGGCCGCGGGCAGTCAGCTGAGGGACTGCCCGCGGCCCGTTTCTCGC of the Corynebacterium humireducens NBRC 106098 = DSM 45392 genome contains:
- a CDS encoding amino acid permease — its product is MTTSLDQPVEKTRLGTGLKTRHLTMMGLGSAIGAGLFLGTGVGIRAAGPAVLLAYLAAGIVVVLVMEMLGEMAAARPSSGSFSTYSKQAFGHWAGFTLGWLYWFMLIMVMGAEMTGAAAIMGSWFGVDPWIPALVSVVFFAVVNFAQVRGFGEFEFWFAFIKVAVIIAFLAVGLSLVLGWLPGSTPVGLGTFLGEHGFMPNGWPGLAAGLLAVAFAFGGIELVTIAAAESENPQSAIAVAVRSVIWRIAVFYIGSVLVITLLLPYDQLGGAETAADSPFTAVLAMANIPGVVGFMEAVIVLALLSAFNAQIYGTSRLVHSLALDRDAPRIFAVTNRENVPINAVVLSMLFAFASVGLQYWNPAGLLTFLLNAVGGCLIVIWIMITASYLRLHPQLEERGEISTVRMWGWPWLGWATMLALWGLVVLMLFDAPARSQVLSVLVVVVVLVGLAHLTRWARGRVSSRP
- a CDS encoding DapH/DapD/GlmU-related protein yields the protein MTTQGATAVGIANIAMDGTILDTWYPEPELVDGTDLVSGTERLGAADIPDNMLKLVLLDEDRMVEQVAVRTTIADLQALPIDAHDVYLRLHLLSHRLIRPLELNMDGSLRRLSTVVWTNKGPCTPDNFEFVRTALRSRGLIHVYGIEKLPRMVDYVVPSGVNIAEAERVRLGAYLAPGTRVLREGYVSFNSGSLGAARIEGRLSSSTVIGEGTDVGLSSTIMARRRSDGLRDPITIGANCTFGVSSGIIGLTIGDNCTLGANIVLEADTQVWDADAERHVAASTLNGQSNWSVRREVGHPEPVLRRIWH
- the dapE gene encoding succinyl-diaminopimelate desuccinylase; amino-acid sequence: MTALDLTQDPVALTAALVDIPSPSHQERALADLVEQALADVPFVRVLRRGNTVAARTERGRRSRVILAGHLDTVPIADNVPHRLEDGVMYGCGTVDMKSGLAVYLHLFATLAADPDLAYDLTLIAYECEEVDSQYNGLGHLAVSDPEWLDGELALLGEPSGAIIEAGCQGTLRVRVTTRGQRAHSARGWLGDNAAHRLAPAIQKVAEWQGREVDIDGLVYREGLNVVKLESYVATNIIPDEAYALVNYRFAPDLTAEEAFGRVERHLAGFEVTLEDAVAGALPGLEKPAAAALIRTVGEVRAKYGWTDVARFAGLGIAAVNFGPGDPAFAHRKDEHVPVSQIRRVAAQLRDFLTTRPT
- a CDS encoding TIGR00730 family Rossman fold protein — its product is MAPNITPDPDKARMLRGPMLLRTDGAKKSTYDQRLLELGSDHDWLHADPWRILRIQGEFVSGFDALASMPKAVTVFGSARIPEGHPWYQQGCDLGKALVAADYAVITGGGPGLMEAPNRGAHESDGLSVGLGIELPHEQHLNKWVDLGLNFRYFFARKTMFLKYSQAFICLPGGFGTLDELFEVLCMVQTGKVTNYPIVLLGTEFWGGLIDWIRERLAAEGLISPQDMDLFLVTDSVEEAVQHIVDAHGVMTDERLANATQVDEYTPVHEVLEQADRR
- the folP gene encoding dihydropteroate synthase, translating into MAIVNRTPDSFYDRGATFADEAALRRCDEVIAQGATIVDIGGVKAGPGSPVDVAEELDRVIPVIAAVAQRHPDVLISVDTWRASVADEAIRAGAGLVNDTWAGYDPELVEVAGQHRVGYVCSHTGGVEPRTRPHRVRFDDVVADVIAETTRLAERAVSCGVPEERIFLDPTHDFGKNTFHGLELLRRVDEIVATGWPVLMALSNKDFVGETVDRPVGERIPGTLAATAWAAARGVAAFRAHEVAETVDVIRMTAAIAGTAAPLNTIRGLA
- a CDS encoding glucosyl-3-phosphoglycerate synthase — encoded protein: MRVSVVIPALNEEATVAGVIAAVRADDPHEILVIDADSSDATAREARDAGATVLNWREILPHIPTRPGKGESLWRGVAAATGDVVVFVDADLRQPAPGMVRALSAPFSDPGVHLVKADYRRTFRGEPTGGGRVTELTAKPLLRALFPELGHINQPLAGEYALRRATALELPFTAGYGVEAGLLVDVARRHGPDAVTQVDLGVRRHRNRPLAELGPMADVVARTLLDRAGVAGNGDVDKREPLAGIL
- a CDS encoding DUF3117 domain-containing protein, which produces MAAMKPRTGNGPMEAVEESRKIVMRIPSDGGGRLVVELSKEEAAELGALLTAAAEG
- a CDS encoding methyltransferase domain-containing protein, with product MLSDIIDVLADPADGTALSGADDFARLVSESGHSYDVARQGYVTLAAGAGLRHQGDSMEMVLARETFLSRGHFAPFVEAVTGGVHDALDEAGVPENARPVIAEIGAGTGYYLAHTLDDVDGARGVGMDISVHAAKRLASCHPRVGAVVADVWERLPMRDRSIDVITVVFAPRNAAEFARVLTEDGQAVFLTADRGHLAELREPLGILDVEDGKIDRLIEQAAGHLTPVREPELIEFPMTLDKESIAAQIGMSPSARHIEPEELGRRIAQLPETLTVTGRAHLIRMGRA
- a CDS encoding GH32 C-terminal domain-containing protein; its protein translation is MTFHRPELHVTPESGVLDAPAGVLLDGDTWHLFHQYRPTPDAPARWAHAVSVEGPFDWEICDDVLVPAGGETAVRAGAVVSSGPGLDLYFTSVTAAGTSIQVAHLDELDEACPVSDDEFAVDKRIRRTGDVVGDREGHVRFRSPCVVPDWESADDRHAGHDGWLMLCVTGSGEAPVPVVLTSPDGRSWDFIGPLTFTGDPGFDAASIVVGPRIIRLRDEVDGNIYDVLLITLEQDGIDISGYLVGTLREATFDVRTPFTRIDHGHDFTRPRNTNVTPGTVKPEKRYLQSVLFGLLNGVGRQDDPARHLSLEEESWANALSLPRVVTLQGGLVFQTPPAGLPDAISRSDRARSWTGLCEIPTGSSLTATLIDAAGNTAATVTHAGDTLRVDRSMNPHHADDPVASAALAQGDTDSLSIFVDGSTLEVFADGGAVTMASRVYVEGGCREIRVELDGDAVIEQYWSRGPGSV
- the glgA gene encoding glycogen synthase; the protein is MRVGMLTREYPPEIYGGAGVHVTELTRFMREITEVDVHCMGAPRDMEGVYVHGVDPALEDANPAIKTLSTGLRMAQAADNVDVVHSHTWYAGLGGHLAGKLHGIPHVATAHSLEPHRPWKREQLAGGYEVSSWSEKNAMEYADAVIAVSARMKDSILEAYPRIEPDRVHVVLNGIDTTLWQPRPTFEENENSVLTELGVDPDRPIVAFVGRITRQKGVEHLVKAAAHFDEGVQLVLCAGAPDTPEIAARTTALVEDLQSQRDGIFWVQNMLERDRIQEILTAADTFVCPSIYEPLGIVNLEAMACGTAVVASDVGGIPEVVVDGETGTLVHYDENDEEAFERDIAEQVNAMVADKQRAQKFGVAGRERAVNEFSWATIAQQTVDIYKSLR
- the glgC gene encoding glucose-1-phosphate adenylyltransferase, with product MKTQPNVLAIVLAGGEGKRLFPLTEDRAKPAVPFGGSYRLIDFVLSNLVNAGYLKIAVLTQYKSHSLDRHISQAWSLHGPVSQYIASVPAQQRRGKRWFTGSADAIVQSINLIYDEKPDYVIVFGADHVYRMDPSQMVEEHIASGKGCSVAGIRVPRKEATAFGCIQSDDQGNITEFLEKPADPPSTPDDPDVTYASMGNYVFTTDALIQALLEDEKNEDSEHDMGGDIIPYFVSRGDAHVYDFMGNEVPGATERDKGYWRDVGTIDAFYEAHMDLISVHPVFNLYNRLWPIHSTEDENFPPAKFTQGGIAQSSMVAPGSIISGGTVRNSVLAGDVHVAEGATVEGSVLMPGVRIGRGAVVRHAILDKNVYVREGEIIGVDRARDEARFKISAGGVVVVGKNEVV